A genomic region of Denticeps clupeoides chromosome 9, fDenClu1.1, whole genome shotgun sequence contains the following coding sequences:
- the med14 gene encoding mediator of RNA polymerase II transcription subunit 14 isoform X1 → MAPVQIGTDGQLVPAPQPPPPGAPATQGVRLSVLIEFLLQRTYHEITLLAELLPRKTDMERKIEIVQFASRTRQLFVRLLALVKWASNAGKVEKCAMISNFLDQQAFLFVDTADRLASLARDALVHARLPSFAIPFAIDVLTTGSYPRLPTCIRDKIIPPDPITKSEKQATLNQLNQILRHRLVTTDLPPQLANLTVANGRVKFRVEGEFEATLTVMGDDPDIPWRLLKLEVLVEDKETGDGKALVHSMQVNYIHELVQSRLFSEDKPLQDMYNCLHSFCLSLQLEVLHSQTLMLIRERWGDLVQVERYVPAKYLVLSVWNQQILGRKTGTASVHKVNIKIDENDGSKPLQISHEPPLPACDSKLMERAMKIDHLSVEKLLIDSVHARSHQKLQELKAILKGNNPSDNSFIETALPTLVIPILEPCGRSECLHIFVDLHSGMFQPMLYGIDQTVLDDIEKTINDDVKRLLTWLQQLKFWLGEQRCKQSVKHLPTLCTDTLHLSNSATHPAGSLSKHKLFIKLTRLPQYFIVVEMFDKPSCPTELEYKYYFLSVSQEDAEDGLPCALLLQQFKPNLEELVHDMSSGKAVRPGAKRKLSGETNAIEAKKPKRSGEMCAFNKELAHLTAMCDTNMPLIGLRCELSNMEIPHQGVQVEGDGCSHAIRILKIPPCNGVGEETKRALERSLLDCTFRLQGRNNRTWVAELVFSNCPLSSTSSREQASTRHVYLTYENPLSEPVGGRKVVEMFLNDWDSISRLYECVMEYARCLPEMPSYLSLFSEIRLYNYRKLVLCYGNTKGSSVTIQWNSVAQHFHLSLGTVGPNSGCSNCHNIILHQLQEMFNKTPTVVQLLQVLSDTQGPLNAINKLPTVPMLGLIQRTNTAYQCFSILPQSPTHIRLAFRNMYCIDIYCRSRGVVAIRDGAYSLFDNAKVVEGFIAAPGLKTFLNMFVDSNQDARRRSVNEDDNPPSPEDMDTLMSHIQTQQPMKGQGAGVYPYLMSPPTPYHPNVAPSPSGNIHAANSPSGALRAPSPFSPSPSSLGITMGQPSNFASPHGGLDPSSPYAMVSPSPRMATWPGSPQVSGPSPGARIPGMSPGNPSLHSPIPDASHSPRAGTSSQTMPTSMPPPRKLPQRPWAAYIPTILTHNALHVLLLPSPTPCLVPGLAGSYLCSPLERFLGSVIMRVHLRRIIQQEPTLNIVNSNEPGVIMFKSDVLKCRVALNPKTYQTLQLKVTPENSGPWTQEELQVLEKFFETRVVGPPFKYNTLHAFSRLLGAATNILRDCVRIMKLELFPDQNSQLKWNVQFCLTIPPSAPPIAPPGTVAVVLKSKMLFFLQLTQRMPMPQEPISIIVPIVYDAATGLTQQADIPRQPSSSGAAALMVSNILRRFNELHPARPGECTIFASVHDLMSNLTLTPGGRP, encoded by the exons ATGGCTCCGGTGCAGATTGGCACCGACGGCCAACTGGTCCCGGCGCCCCAGCCTCCGCCCCCGGGGGCACCGGCCACTCAAGGGGTCCGCCTCAGCGTCCTGATCGAGTTCCTCCTGCAGAGGACCTACCATGAGATCACCCTGCTGGCGGAGCT TCTTCCCAGGAAAACTGATATGGAAAG aaaaattgAAATAGTGCAGTTTGCCAGTCGGACTCGGCAGCTTTTTGTTCGTTTGTTGGCCCTGGTGAAGTGGGCGAGCAATGCGGGGAAAGTGGAGAAATGTGCG ATGATCTCCAACTTTCTGGACCAGCAAGCCTTCTTGTTTGTGGACACTGCTGACCGTCTGGCATCATTGGCGAGGGATGCCCTGGTTCATGCTCGCCTGCCCAGCTTTGCAATTCCATTTGCTATAGATGTTCTCACCACTGGTTCCTACCCACGTTTGCCCACCTGCATTCGG GACAAGATAATCCCTCCAGACCCAATCACTAAGTCAGAGAAGCAGGCCACCCTAAACCAGCTCAACCAGATACTGCGTCATCGCctggtgaccacagacctgcCGCCTCAGCTGGCCAACCTGACCGTGG CCAATGGACGGGTGAAGTTCCGGGTGGAGGGTGAGTTCGAGGCCACACTGACAGTGATGGGAGACGATCCTGACATTCCCTGGAGGCTTCTGAAGCTTGAGGTCTTAGTTGAGGATAAAGAGACAGGAG ATGGTAAAGCCCTAGTGCACAGCATGCAGGTGAACTACATCCACGAGCTGGTGCAGTCACGCCTTTTCTCCGAAGACAAGCCGCTCCAGGACATGTACAACTGCCTGC ATTCCTTTTGCCTGTCACTGCAGCTAGAGGTGCTGCATTCTCAGACCTTGATGCTGATACGTGAGCGATGGGGAGACCTGGTGCAGGTGGAGCGCTACGTGCCGGCCAAGTACTTGGTCTTGTCTGTCTGGAA CCAGCAGATCCTGGGACGGAAAACAGGCACTGCCTCAGTGCACAAAGTCAATATTAAGATCGACGAGAATGATGGGTCTAAGCCTCTACAGATATCCCATGAGCCTCCACTGCCGGCCTGTGACTCCAAACTAATGGAGAGAGCGATGAAG ATCGACCATCTCTCAGTGGAAAAGCTTTTGATTGACAGTGTCCATGCGCGTTCCCATCAGAAGTTGCAGGAGCTGAAGGCCATCCTGAAGGGAAATAATCCCAGTGATAACT CATTCATAGAGACAGCACTGCCCACGCTTGTCATTCCCATTCTGGAGCCATGTGGGCGGTCAGAGTGTCTGCATATATTTGTCGACCTCCACTCAGGAATGTTTCAGCCGATGCTGTATGGGATCG ATCAGACCGTGCTGGATGACATTGAGAAAACAATCAATGATGACGTGAAGCGACTGCtcacctggctgcagcagttgaA GTTCTGGCTGGGGGAGCAGAGGTGTAAGCAGTCTGTGAAGCACCTGCCCACGCTCTGCACAGACACGCTTCATCTCTCCAACTCCGCCACTCACCCGGCAGGCAGCTTGTCCAAACACAAGCTGTTCATCAAGCTGACCCGTCTACCGCAGTACTTCATC GTGGTGGAGATGTTTGACAAGCCCAGCTGCCCTACAGAGCTGGAGTACAAGTATTACTTCCTGTCTGTGAGTCAGGAAGATGCTGAGGACGGGCTGCCCTGTGCCCTGCTCCTGCAGCAATTCAAGCCCAACCTGGAAGAGCTGGTTCACGACATGTCCTCTGGCAAAGCAGTCCGTCCTGGAGCCAAGAGGAAG CTGTCAGGGGAAACAAACGCCATAGAGGCCAAGAAGCCCAAGCGCTCAGGGGAGATGTGCGCCTTTAATAAAGAGCTGGCCCACCTGACGGCCATGTGTGACACCAACATGCCCCTCATCGGGCTACGCTGTGAG CTGTCCAACATGGAGATCCCCCATCAGGGAGTGCAGGTTGAAGGAGACGGCTGCAGCCATGCCATTCGCATTCTTAA gATCCCTCCTTGCAATGGTGTGGGCGAGGAGACGAAAAGGGCTCTGGAACGTTCTCTGCTGGACTGCACGTTCCGGCTCCAGGGCCGGAATAACCGTACCTGGGTGGCCGAGCTGGTCTTTTCCAACTGCCCCCTGAGCAGCACCTCTAGCCGAGAGCAGG CCTCCACCCGGCACGTATACCTGACGTATGAGAACCCGCTGTCTGAGCCGGTGGGCGGACGTAAGGTGGTGGAGATGTTCCTGAACGACTGGGACAGCATCAGCCggctgtatgagtgtgtgatggAATACGCTCGCTGCCTACCAG AAATGCCTTCCTATTTAAGCCTGTTCTCCGAGATCCGGTTGTATAACTATCGCAAGCTTGTCCTGTGTTACGGAAACACCAAAGGAAGTTCG GTCACGATCCAGTGGAACTCCGTGGCCCAGCACTTCCACCTCTCCCTGGGGACAGTGGGGCCCAACTCGGGCTGCAGCAACTGTCACAACATCATCCTCCACCAACTGCAGGAGATGTTCAACAAAACTCCCACAGTcgtgcagctgctgcag GTCCTTTCCGACACACAGGGTCCCCTGAATGCCATCAATAAGCTGCCCACTGTGCCCATGCTTGGCCTGATCCAGAGGACCAACACGGCCTATCAGTGCTTTTCCATCCTGCCCCAGTCTCCAACACACATCCGTCTGGCCTTCCGCAACATGTACTGTATCGACATCTACTGCCGCAGCCGTGGGGTGGTGGCCATACGTGACGGCGCCTACAGCCTTTTTGACAACGCAAAGGTCGTGGAGGGCTTTATCGCCGCACCGGGACTAAAG ACGTTCCTGAACATGTTTGTGGACAGCAACCAGGATGCTAGGCGGCGCTCCGTGAATGAAGACGACAACCCACCCTCACCAGAGGATATGGACACTCTCATGTCCCACATTCAGACACAACAGCCAATGAAAGGGCAGGGAGCTGGCGTCTACCCATACCTCATGTCTCCACCAACTCCTTACCATCCCAATGTGGCTCCTTCTCCCTCtg GGAACATCCATGCAGCCAACTCCCCTAGCGGTGCTCTGCGGGCCCCCTCACCTTTCAGCCCGTCCCCGTCCTCTCTGGGTATTACCATGGGGCAGCCTTCCAACTTTGCCAGCCCGCATG GAGGTTTGGACCCCAGCTCTCCCTACGCCATGGTTTCACCCAGTCCGCGCATGGCCACCTGGCCTGGCTCTCCTCAGGTTTCAGGACCCTCTCCGGGCGCCCGCATCCCTGGAATGTCGCCTGGAAACCCATCTCTGCACTCGCCCATTCCGGATGCCTCCCATTCTCCACGTGCTGGGACTA gttCCCAGACGATGCCCACCAGTATGCCTCCCCCTCGGAAACTACCTCAACGCCCCTGGGCCGCTTACATTCCCACCAtccttacccacaatgccttgcacgtgctgctgctgccctcTCCTACGCCGTGTCTGGTGCCGGGACTAGCGGGCAGCTACCTATGCTCTCCACTCGAGCGCTTCCTGGGCTCGGTGATCATGAGGGTACACCTGCGGAGGATCATTCAGCAGGAGCCGACG CTCAACATAGTGAACTCCAACGAGCCGGGTGTGATCATGTTTAAGTCCGATGTTTTGAAGTGTCGGGTCGCCCTCAACCCTAAAACCTACCAGACATTGCAGCTGAAGGTCACCCCAGAGAATTCTGGACCCTGGACGCAGGAGGAGCTACAGGTGCTGGAGAAGTTCTTTGAGACAAGG GTGGTTGGACCTCCATTTAAATACAACACTCTTCATGCCTTCTCCAGGCTGCTGGGAGCCGCTACCAACATTCTCAGAGACTGTGTTCGCATCATGAAGCTGGAGCTG TTCCCTGACCAGAACTCCCAGCTCAAGTGGAATGTGCAGTTCTGCCTGACAATCCCCCCCAGTGCCCCGCCCATTGCACCTCCAGGAACCGTTGCAGTGGTGCTGAAGTCCAAGATGCTGTTCTTT ctccagctgacTCAAAGGATGCCAATGCCCCAAGAGCCAATCAGCATTATTGTGCCCATCGTCTATGATGCGGCCACAGGCCTCACACAGCAGGCAGACATCCCCCGACAACCGAGCTCCTCTGGGGCCGCCGCCCTCATGGTCAGCAACATCCTCAGAAGGTTCAACGAACTCCACCCAGCACGGCCAG GTGAATGCACAATTTTTGCCTCTGTTCATGATCTTATGAGCAATCTCACTCTGACCCCTGGTGGACGACCTTAA
- the med14 gene encoding mediator of RNA polymerase II transcription subunit 14 isoform X2 — protein MAPVQIGTDGQLVPAPQPPPPGAPATQGVRLSVLIEFLLQRTYHEITLLAELLPRKTDMERKIEIVQFASRTRQLFVRLLALVKWASNAGKVEKCAMISNFLDQQAFLFVDTADRLASLARDALVHARLPSFAIPFAIDVLTTGSYPRLPTCIRDKIIPPDPITKSEKQATLNQLNQILRHRLVTTDLPPQLANLTVANGRVKFRVEGEFEATLTVMGDDPDIPWRLLKLEVLVEDKETGDGKALVHSMQVNYIHELVQSRLFSEDKPLQDMYNCLHSFCLSLQLEVLHSQTLMLIRERWGDLVQVERYVPAKYLVLSVWNQQILGRKTGTASVHKVNIKIDENDGSKPLQISHEPPLPACDSKLMERAMKIDHLSVEKLLIDSVHARSHQKLQELKAILKGNNPSDNSFIETALPTLVIPILEPCGRSECLHIFVDLHSGMFQPMLYGIDQTVLDDIEKTINDDVKRLLTWLQQLKFWLGEQRCKQSVKHLPTLCTDTLHLSNSATHPAGSLSKHKLFIKLTRLPQYFIVVEMFDKPSCPTELEYKYYFLSVSQEDAEDGLPCALLLQQFKPNLEELVHDMSSGKAVRPGAKRKLSGETNAIEAKKPKRSGEMCAFNKELAHLTAMCDTNMPLIGLRCELSNMEIPHQGVQVEGDGCSHAIRILKIPPCNGVGEETKRALERSLLDCTFRLQGRNNRTWVAELVFSNCPLSSTSSREQASTRHVYLTYENPLSEPVGGRKVVEMFLNDWDSISRLYECVMEYARCLPEMPSYLSLFSEIRLYNYRKLVLCYGNTKGSSVTIQWNSVAQHFHLSLGTVGPNSGCSNCHNIILHQLQEMFNKTPTVVQLLQVLSDTQGPLNAINKLPTVPMLGLIQRTNTAYQCFSILPQSPTHIRLAFRNMYCIDIYCRSRGVVAIRDGAYSLFDNAKVVEGFIAAPGLKTFLNMFVDSNQDARRRSVNEDDNPPSPEDMDTLMSHIQTQQPMKGQGAGVYPYLMSPPTPYHPNVAPSPSGGLDPSSPYAMVSPSPRMATWPGSPQVSGPSPGARIPGMSPGNPSLHSPIPDASHSPRAGTSSQTMPTSMPPPRKLPQRPWAAYIPTILTHNALHVLLLPSPTPCLVPGLAGSYLCSPLERFLGSVIMRVHLRRIIQQEPTLNIVNSNEPGVIMFKSDVLKCRVALNPKTYQTLQLKVTPENSGPWTQEELQVLEKFFETRVVGPPFKYNTLHAFSRLLGAATNILRDCVRIMKLELFPDQNSQLKWNVQFCLTIPPSAPPIAPPGTVAVVLKSKMLFFLQLTQRMPMPQEPISIIVPIVYDAATGLTQQADIPRQPSSSGAAALMVSNILRRFNELHPARPGECTIFASVHDLMSNLTLTPGGRP, from the exons ATGGCTCCGGTGCAGATTGGCACCGACGGCCAACTGGTCCCGGCGCCCCAGCCTCCGCCCCCGGGGGCACCGGCCACTCAAGGGGTCCGCCTCAGCGTCCTGATCGAGTTCCTCCTGCAGAGGACCTACCATGAGATCACCCTGCTGGCGGAGCT TCTTCCCAGGAAAACTGATATGGAAAG aaaaattgAAATAGTGCAGTTTGCCAGTCGGACTCGGCAGCTTTTTGTTCGTTTGTTGGCCCTGGTGAAGTGGGCGAGCAATGCGGGGAAAGTGGAGAAATGTGCG ATGATCTCCAACTTTCTGGACCAGCAAGCCTTCTTGTTTGTGGACACTGCTGACCGTCTGGCATCATTGGCGAGGGATGCCCTGGTTCATGCTCGCCTGCCCAGCTTTGCAATTCCATTTGCTATAGATGTTCTCACCACTGGTTCCTACCCACGTTTGCCCACCTGCATTCGG GACAAGATAATCCCTCCAGACCCAATCACTAAGTCAGAGAAGCAGGCCACCCTAAACCAGCTCAACCAGATACTGCGTCATCGCctggtgaccacagacctgcCGCCTCAGCTGGCCAACCTGACCGTGG CCAATGGACGGGTGAAGTTCCGGGTGGAGGGTGAGTTCGAGGCCACACTGACAGTGATGGGAGACGATCCTGACATTCCCTGGAGGCTTCTGAAGCTTGAGGTCTTAGTTGAGGATAAAGAGACAGGAG ATGGTAAAGCCCTAGTGCACAGCATGCAGGTGAACTACATCCACGAGCTGGTGCAGTCACGCCTTTTCTCCGAAGACAAGCCGCTCCAGGACATGTACAACTGCCTGC ATTCCTTTTGCCTGTCACTGCAGCTAGAGGTGCTGCATTCTCAGACCTTGATGCTGATACGTGAGCGATGGGGAGACCTGGTGCAGGTGGAGCGCTACGTGCCGGCCAAGTACTTGGTCTTGTCTGTCTGGAA CCAGCAGATCCTGGGACGGAAAACAGGCACTGCCTCAGTGCACAAAGTCAATATTAAGATCGACGAGAATGATGGGTCTAAGCCTCTACAGATATCCCATGAGCCTCCACTGCCGGCCTGTGACTCCAAACTAATGGAGAGAGCGATGAAG ATCGACCATCTCTCAGTGGAAAAGCTTTTGATTGACAGTGTCCATGCGCGTTCCCATCAGAAGTTGCAGGAGCTGAAGGCCATCCTGAAGGGAAATAATCCCAGTGATAACT CATTCATAGAGACAGCACTGCCCACGCTTGTCATTCCCATTCTGGAGCCATGTGGGCGGTCAGAGTGTCTGCATATATTTGTCGACCTCCACTCAGGAATGTTTCAGCCGATGCTGTATGGGATCG ATCAGACCGTGCTGGATGACATTGAGAAAACAATCAATGATGACGTGAAGCGACTGCtcacctggctgcagcagttgaA GTTCTGGCTGGGGGAGCAGAGGTGTAAGCAGTCTGTGAAGCACCTGCCCACGCTCTGCACAGACACGCTTCATCTCTCCAACTCCGCCACTCACCCGGCAGGCAGCTTGTCCAAACACAAGCTGTTCATCAAGCTGACCCGTCTACCGCAGTACTTCATC GTGGTGGAGATGTTTGACAAGCCCAGCTGCCCTACAGAGCTGGAGTACAAGTATTACTTCCTGTCTGTGAGTCAGGAAGATGCTGAGGACGGGCTGCCCTGTGCCCTGCTCCTGCAGCAATTCAAGCCCAACCTGGAAGAGCTGGTTCACGACATGTCCTCTGGCAAAGCAGTCCGTCCTGGAGCCAAGAGGAAG CTGTCAGGGGAAACAAACGCCATAGAGGCCAAGAAGCCCAAGCGCTCAGGGGAGATGTGCGCCTTTAATAAAGAGCTGGCCCACCTGACGGCCATGTGTGACACCAACATGCCCCTCATCGGGCTACGCTGTGAG CTGTCCAACATGGAGATCCCCCATCAGGGAGTGCAGGTTGAAGGAGACGGCTGCAGCCATGCCATTCGCATTCTTAA gATCCCTCCTTGCAATGGTGTGGGCGAGGAGACGAAAAGGGCTCTGGAACGTTCTCTGCTGGACTGCACGTTCCGGCTCCAGGGCCGGAATAACCGTACCTGGGTGGCCGAGCTGGTCTTTTCCAACTGCCCCCTGAGCAGCACCTCTAGCCGAGAGCAGG CCTCCACCCGGCACGTATACCTGACGTATGAGAACCCGCTGTCTGAGCCGGTGGGCGGACGTAAGGTGGTGGAGATGTTCCTGAACGACTGGGACAGCATCAGCCggctgtatgagtgtgtgatggAATACGCTCGCTGCCTACCAG AAATGCCTTCCTATTTAAGCCTGTTCTCCGAGATCCGGTTGTATAACTATCGCAAGCTTGTCCTGTGTTACGGAAACACCAAAGGAAGTTCG GTCACGATCCAGTGGAACTCCGTGGCCCAGCACTTCCACCTCTCCCTGGGGACAGTGGGGCCCAACTCGGGCTGCAGCAACTGTCACAACATCATCCTCCACCAACTGCAGGAGATGTTCAACAAAACTCCCACAGTcgtgcagctgctgcag GTCCTTTCCGACACACAGGGTCCCCTGAATGCCATCAATAAGCTGCCCACTGTGCCCATGCTTGGCCTGATCCAGAGGACCAACACGGCCTATCAGTGCTTTTCCATCCTGCCCCAGTCTCCAACACACATCCGTCTGGCCTTCCGCAACATGTACTGTATCGACATCTACTGCCGCAGCCGTGGGGTGGTGGCCATACGTGACGGCGCCTACAGCCTTTTTGACAACGCAAAGGTCGTGGAGGGCTTTATCGCCGCACCGGGACTAAAG ACGTTCCTGAACATGTTTGTGGACAGCAACCAGGATGCTAGGCGGCGCTCCGTGAATGAAGACGACAACCCACCCTCACCAGAGGATATGGACACTCTCATGTCCCACATTCAGACACAACAGCCAATGAAAGGGCAGGGAGCTGGCGTCTACCCATACCTCATGTCTCCACCAACTCCTTACCATCCCAATGTGGCTCCTTCTCCCTCtg GAGGTTTGGACCCCAGCTCTCCCTACGCCATGGTTTCACCCAGTCCGCGCATGGCCACCTGGCCTGGCTCTCCTCAGGTTTCAGGACCCTCTCCGGGCGCCCGCATCCCTGGAATGTCGCCTGGAAACCCATCTCTGCACTCGCCCATTCCGGATGCCTCCCATTCTCCACGTGCTGGGACTA gttCCCAGACGATGCCCACCAGTATGCCTCCCCCTCGGAAACTACCTCAACGCCCCTGGGCCGCTTACATTCCCACCAtccttacccacaatgccttgcacgtgctgctgctgccctcTCCTACGCCGTGTCTGGTGCCGGGACTAGCGGGCAGCTACCTATGCTCTCCACTCGAGCGCTTCCTGGGCTCGGTGATCATGAGGGTACACCTGCGGAGGATCATTCAGCAGGAGCCGACG CTCAACATAGTGAACTCCAACGAGCCGGGTGTGATCATGTTTAAGTCCGATGTTTTGAAGTGTCGGGTCGCCCTCAACCCTAAAACCTACCAGACATTGCAGCTGAAGGTCACCCCAGAGAATTCTGGACCCTGGACGCAGGAGGAGCTACAGGTGCTGGAGAAGTTCTTTGAGACAAGG GTGGTTGGACCTCCATTTAAATACAACACTCTTCATGCCTTCTCCAGGCTGCTGGGAGCCGCTACCAACATTCTCAGAGACTGTGTTCGCATCATGAAGCTGGAGCTG TTCCCTGACCAGAACTCCCAGCTCAAGTGGAATGTGCAGTTCTGCCTGACAATCCCCCCCAGTGCCCCGCCCATTGCACCTCCAGGAACCGTTGCAGTGGTGCTGAAGTCCAAGATGCTGTTCTTT ctccagctgacTCAAAGGATGCCAATGCCCCAAGAGCCAATCAGCATTATTGTGCCCATCGTCTATGATGCGGCCACAGGCCTCACACAGCAGGCAGACATCCCCCGACAACCGAGCTCCTCTGGGGCCGCCGCCCTCATGGTCAGCAACATCCTCAGAAGGTTCAACGAACTCCACCCAGCACGGCCAG GTGAATGCACAATTTTTGCCTCTGTTCATGATCTTATGAGCAATCTCACTCTGACCCCTGGTGGACGACCTTAA